In Gigantopelta aegis isolate Gae_Host chromosome 14, Gae_host_genome, whole genome shotgun sequence, the following proteins share a genomic window:
- the LOC121388481 gene encoding uncharacterized protein LOC121388481 produces the protein MKFLLVAVAVLYVCYGTPTTTTTTTTPDPSLKQVDPAINQVSDKSELYDGIDLSTLTNQELEQLANAEDEIFVGELDVWGLKRSLVHKSQRRKRWIGLAFRAALTVGRTIMRGAARRGVTRSGSRLTRHYQKPGSYRSALRDFSRMKTQGTKPITGNNGLRGYTGRMGNHRVTVRNRSSNGSPTLEIRSPKAGGGTTVRKFRYNKN, from the exons ATGAAGTTCCTGCTGGTCGCCGTCGCGGTTCTGTACGTCTGTTACGGCACgcctacaactacaactactactacaacaccaGATCCTTCCTTGAAGCAGGTGGACCCCGCCATTAACCAAGTTTCAGACAAATCCGAATTGTATGATGGGATTGATCTCAGCACCCTGACCAATCAGGAGCTCGAACAGTTGGCTAACGCCGAGGATGAAATATTTGTTGGTGAACTTG ATGTATGGGGCCTTAAGAGAAGTTTGGTCCACAAGTCTCAGAGACGAAAGCGCTGGATCGGCCTGGCATTTAGAGCTGCTCTCACCGTGGGTCGTACGATAATGAGAGGGGCGGCCAGGAGGGGCGTCACCAGGAGCGGTTCTCGACTCACGCGGCACTACCAGAAACCAG GTAGCTACAGAAGCGCACTAAGAGATTTCAGTCGAATGAAGACCCAGGGCACCAAACCCATCACCGGAAACAACGGCCTACGTGGATACACTGGGCGCATGGGAAACCACAGAGTTACCGTTCGCAACCGAAGCAGCAACGGAAGTCCCACCCTCGAGATCCGCTCACCTAAGGCAGGAGGAGGCACCACAGTCAGGAAGTTCAGATACAACAAAAACTGA